From one Lolium rigidum isolate FL_2022 chromosome 4, APGP_CSIRO_Lrig_0.1, whole genome shotgun sequence genomic stretch:
- the LOC124646562 gene encoding em protein CS41: MASGQEKGRSELDSLAREGQTVVPGGTGGKSYEAQEKLAEGRSRGGQTRKEQIGEEGYSEMGRKGGLSTNDESGGERAAKEGIDIDESKYKTKPPMF; this comes from the exons ATGGCGTCCGGTCAGGAGAAGGGGAGGTCGGAGCTGGACAGCCTGGCCCGCGAGGGGCAGACCGTCGTCCCCGGCGGCACCGGCGGGAAGAGCTACGAGGCGCAGGAGAAACTCGCCGAAG GGCGCAGCCGCGGCGGGCAGACTCGGAAGGAGCAGATCGGGGAGGAAGGATACAGCGAGATGGGGCGCAAGGGCGGCCTGAGCACCAACGACGAGTCCGGCGGCGAGCGCGCCGCCAAGGAGGGCATCGACATCGACGAGTCCAAGTACAAGACCAAGCCTCCGATGTTTTAG